The Fructilactobacillus myrtifloralis genome contains a region encoding:
- a CDS encoding SPFH domain-containing protein — protein MLGIKIVQQNNVGLVTFLGKYSRQFESGLHFYIPFFERVKTVSLQSQPLALPVQTGITRDNASISIQVTLNYRITNAERYTFGNSNSIQSMAYQVSGTLRDIIGSMDLDEVLNSTDKINTKLMQNIGDLTNTYGVMIERVQIGDLTPSKGVSEAMENQITASKNKQATISEAQGNAEQIRLNTEAQNAAKIATAKADKQQTEIHADAAAYATKVQAEADQYRIEQLQAALAHVDQQYLNAQSIDALKAAGEQGNLIVVPNDSNADYGQLASFSKMLHKQDQ, from the coding sequence ATGCTGGGAATTAAAATCGTACAACAGAATAACGTTGGCTTAGTAACGTTCTTAGGGAAGTACTCCCGCCAGTTCGAAAGTGGGTTGCACTTTTACATCCCGTTTTTTGAACGGGTTAAGACCGTTAGTTTACAATCCCAACCCTTAGCGCTCCCAGTCCAAACCGGGATCACTCGTGATAACGCCAGCATCAGCATTCAGGTAACCTTGAACTACCGGATTACCAATGCCGAACGCTACACCTTTGGTAACAGCAACTCGATTCAATCGATGGCATACCAGGTAAGTGGGACATTGCGGGACATCATCGGTAGCATGGATCTGGATGAAGTTTTGAATTCGACCGATAAGATTAACACTAAATTAATGCAAAACATTGGAGACCTCACCAATACCTATGGGGTTATGATTGAACGGGTTCAAATTGGTGACCTGACGCCTTCCAAAGGGGTTAGCGAAGCAATGGAGAACCAGATCACGGCTTCGAAGAACAAGCAGGCCACAATTTCGGAAGCCCAGGGGAATGCGGAACAAATTCGCTTGAACACCGAAGCCCAGAATGCTGCTAAGATTGCGACCGCTAAAGCCGACAAGCAACAAACGGAGATTCATGCGGATGCCGCTGCTTACGCAACCAAGGTGCAGGCGGAAGCTGACCAGTACCGGATTGAACAGTTGCAAGCAGCCTTGGCCCACGTTGACCAGCAGTATTTGAACGCGCAATCGATTGATGCGCTTAAGGCTGCTGGCGAACAGGGGAATTTGATCGTGGTTCCAAACGATAGCAACGCTGATTACGGCCAGTTAGCCAGTTTCAGCAAGATGTTGCATAAACAAGACCAATAA
- a CDS encoding energy-coupling factor transporter ATPase yields the protein MAHQVTLNHVHYTYGVNTPVAHTALHDVSLSVAAGEFVTIVGTTGSGKSTLVKLLNGLQFAQTGTVEVLGASLQPRLKASQLQQLRSQVGMVFQSPEQQLFAETVLQDVAFGPRNFGATAEVAERQARTSLAQVGIAPELLTRSPFELSGGQMRRVAIAGVLASQPKLLILDEPTVGLDGHGRRAILELLQSLNREQHVTIIMITHEMDIVARYAQRVVVMQHGRITQDTTPRAFFQTTQNQFVLPGAVRVGRALQAQGISFDQLPLTRRELVAQVLAHLRKEGAK from the coding sequence ATGGCTCACCAAGTTACTTTAAACCACGTTCACTATACCTATGGGGTTAACACGCCGGTGGCGCACACTGCACTGCATGACGTGAGTTTAAGCGTGGCTGCAGGTGAGTTTGTGACGATCGTCGGGACGACCGGGAGTGGGAAATCAACGTTGGTGAAGCTCCTGAATGGACTCCAGTTCGCTCAGACGGGAACGGTCGAGGTTTTAGGCGCTTCGCTCCAGCCCCGGCTTAAGGCCAGTCAGTTGCAACAGCTTCGTTCCCAGGTGGGAATGGTCTTTCAATCCCCCGAACAGCAGTTGTTTGCAGAAACCGTGCTGCAGGACGTCGCCTTTGGACCGCGGAACTTTGGGGCGACCGCAGAGGTGGCCGAACGGCAAGCCCGGACGAGTTTAGCGCAGGTGGGAATTGCTCCGGAATTACTGACCCGCTCCCCGTTTGAACTATCCGGGGGCCAGATGCGGCGGGTGGCCATTGCCGGCGTGCTGGCGAGCCAACCGAAGCTCCTGATCCTTGATGAACCGACGGTCGGTCTCGATGGCCACGGCCGACGGGCGATTTTGGAATTACTCCAAAGCCTAAATCGGGAGCAGCACGTTACCATCATCATGATTACCCACGAAATGGACATCGTGGCCCGGTACGCGCAGCGGGTGGTAGTGATGCAACACGGCCGCATTACCCAGGACACGACGCCCCGGGCCTTCTTTCAAACCACGCAGAACCAGTTCGTACTGCCCGGAGCGGTGCGGGTGGGGCGCGCGCTCCAAGCCCAGGGGATCTCATTCGACCAGCTCCCTCTGACCCGCCGGGAACTGGTAGCCCAGGTTCTCGCGCACCTGCGAAAGGAGGGGGCTAAATGA
- a CDS encoding Hachiman antiphage defense system protein HamA — translation MYKDISQGLTNAFKSIGRFNGIYGNEEKTTEDSLIRENIDKEKINDEQKQKIIQIIYPASQKKGIDYSNDFGIFIGYEITIENNWKHKSDSEFESSVLQEAKNKVEKQLSHIKKLIEDNELYGNGFYFYMMPFTEIDKTRKMIIEGITK, via the coding sequence ATGTATAAAGATATCTCCCAAGGTTTAACGAATGCATTCAAATCAATTGGAAGGTTTAATGGTATTTATGGTAACGAAGAAAAGACAACAGAAGACTCTTTGATTAGAGAAAATATTGATAAAGAGAAAATAAATGATGAACAAAAACAAAAGATAATACAGATAATTTATCCAGCATCTCAGAAAAAAGGTATTGATTACTCTAATGATTTCGGTATTTTTATTGGATATGAAATAACAATTGAAAATAATTGGAAACATAAATCTGATAGTGAATTTGAATCTTCAGTATTACAAGAAGCAAAAAATAAGGTTGAGAAACAATTAAGTCATATTAAAAAGCTTATAGAGGATAATGAATTGTATGGTAACGGTTTTTATTTTTATATGATGCCATTTACAGAAATTGACAAAACAAGGAAGATGATTATAGAGGGTATTACTAAATGA
- a CDS encoding DUF2187 domain-containing protein, with translation MPKKNDEQTATEKSPFEIGDEVSFQIKKQDFTGTIEKAYKNAFLVGFESSDPDIIDTYHNKTVINWQNLKMVKQAPRTKKTEAPAEDDK, from the coding sequence GTGCCAAAGAAGAACGATGAACAAACTGCAACCGAAAAGTCACCCTTTGAAATTGGTGACGAAGTATCCTTTCAAATTAAAAAACAAGACTTTACGGGAACCATCGAAAAAGCCTACAAGAACGCTTTCTTAGTTGGGTTCGAAAGCAGTGATCCAGACATCATTGATACCTACCACAACAAAACGGTGATTAACTGGCAAAACCTAAAGATGGTCAAGCAAGCACCCCGCACGAAAAAAACAGAAGCGCCTGCAGAAGACGACAAATAA
- a CDS encoding glycoside hydrolase family 73 protein has product MTKKQQRPHRKLRKRPRKRKQTTGLGGFSLIILIVVLLGGALWGINYVTSPRYTQTNVSQQHQAFINQILPGALKAQKEYKILPSITLGQAILESNWGQSQLAAQYHNLFGVKAGPNQRGVELKTTEFTDGKASTVTGRFRVYDNFDESIEDHAKLLANGTDWNNLQYRDVVQADNYRDSANALSSEGYATDPGYAQKVIEIIEKYHLNQYDRQVGQR; this is encoded by the coding sequence GTGACCAAAAAGCAGCAACGACCGCATCGCAAACTCCGTAAGCGGCCGCGAAAACGGAAACAAACAACGGGATTAGGCGGTTTCAGTCTAATCATTTTAATCGTGGTCTTACTAGGGGGCGCCCTGTGGGGAATTAACTACGTTACGAGTCCCCGTTACACACAAACGAACGTGAGTCAGCAACACCAAGCCTTCATTAACCAAATCCTGCCCGGAGCCTTAAAAGCGCAGAAGGAATATAAAATCCTGCCGAGCATTACGCTGGGACAGGCGATTTTGGAATCCAACTGGGGTCAAAGTCAGTTAGCCGCTCAGTACCATAATTTATTTGGGGTGAAAGCGGGCCCGAACCAACGCGGGGTAGAACTGAAAACGACCGAGTTTACGGATGGTAAAGCCAGCACGGTGACCGGTCGCTTCCGCGTTTACGATAATTTTGATGAATCAATCGAAGACCACGCCAAGCTCTTGGCAAACGGAACGGACTGGAACAACCTTCAGTACCGGGATGTGGTCCAGGCCGATAACTACCGTGACTCAGCCAATGCGTTGAGCAGCGAGGGCTATGCGACCGATCCGGGTTACGCCCAAAAGGTGATTGAGATTATCGAGAAGTACCACTTGAATCAATACGATCGGCAGGTGGGACAACGATGA
- a CDS encoding energy-coupling factor transporter ATPase, with the protein MTATIEFQGVDFAYQPETPVLQQVSFQIPAGQTVALVGANGSGKSTIAKLMTGLLTADQGHIFLDQEEVTATTSSKLRQRIGLVFQNPDDQIVGATVAENTAFGLENRNVPRSVMQQRVRTALDQVGMWEYRDREPGLLSGGQKQRVALASALAVTPEVLILDEATSMLDPQAKSELNQIVKRLQQQTGLTIVLITHDLEMLGIAEQVVALDNHQVAFTGTPAVLFQQDQLLTQLQLELPFSLQVQRDFAAAGVPVPDHDLNEKELIQWLTKLL; encoded by the coding sequence GTGACCGCGACAATTGAATTTCAGGGTGTTGACTTTGCGTACCAACCAGAAACGCCGGTGCTCCAGCAGGTTTCCTTCCAAATTCCGGCCGGGCAAACGGTTGCCCTCGTCGGGGCGAATGGAAGTGGGAAGAGTACGATTGCCAAGCTGATGACCGGCTTGTTGACTGCCGATCAGGGGCACATTTTCCTTGATCAGGAGGAGGTCACAGCCACCACCAGTAGCAAGCTCCGGCAGCGCATTGGGCTCGTCTTTCAAAATCCCGATGATCAAATTGTCGGCGCCACGGTCGCCGAAAACACCGCCTTTGGGTTGGAAAATCGGAACGTACCCCGGTCCGTGATGCAGCAACGTGTCCGCACGGCCTTAGATCAAGTGGGAATGTGGGAGTACCGGGATCGCGAACCCGGCTTGCTCTCAGGTGGGCAAAAGCAACGGGTCGCTCTCGCAAGTGCGTTAGCAGTGACGCCCGAAGTTTTAATCCTCGACGAAGCGACGAGCATGCTGGATCCCCAGGCCAAGTCCGAACTTAACCAGATTGTGAAACGCCTGCAACAACAAACCGGACTAACGATTGTGCTCATCACCCATGACTTAGAAATGTTAGGGATCGCCGAGCAGGTGGTGGCGTTAGACAACCACCAGGTGGCTTTTACGGGTACCCCAGCGGTGTTATTTCAACAGGACCAGCTCCTGACGCAACTACAGCTGGAACTGCCGTTTAGCTTACAGGTTCAACGCGATTTTGCGGCGGCTGGCGTTCCCGTCCCAGACCACGATTTAAACGAAAAGGAATTGATTCAATGGCTCACCAAGTTACTTTAA
- the rplM gene encoding 50S ribosomal protein L13: MRTTYMAKPGEIEHKWYIIDAAGVPLGRLASVTASVLRGKNKPTYTPHVDSGDHVIIINAAKVALTGHKAKDKMHYHHTQYIGGIKQESFGMLREKKPAKLIEQSVKGMLPHGTLGRKIAKKLHVYAGEEHKNDAQKPEVLDINNLI; this comes from the coding sequence GTGCGTACAACATACATGGCTAAGCCCGGTGAAATTGAACACAAATGGTACATCATTGACGCAGCAGGCGTTCCTTTAGGTCGTCTTGCCAGCGTTACTGCTTCAGTTTTACGCGGTAAAAACAAACCCACATACACACCACACGTTGACTCTGGTGATCACGTCATTATTATCAACGCTGCTAAAGTGGCTTTAACTGGTCACAAGGCAAAGGATAAGATGCACTACCACCACACTCAATACATTGGTGGGATTAAGCAAGAATCATTTGGCATGTTACGCGAAAAGAAGCCAGCTAAGTTAATTGAGCAATCCGTAAAAGGAATGCTTCCTCATGGTACATTAGGACGTAAGATTGCTAAGAAACTTCACGTTTATGCAGGTGAAGAACACAAAAATGATGCGCAAAAACCAGAAGTTTTAGATATTAACAACCTAATTTAA
- a CDS encoding energy-coupling factor transporter transmembrane component T family protein has product MNQLVFGNYLPGHSILHRLHPTGKIVGLILLITWILLANNWLNYAWLTAVILMLVRLAQVPLHMLVTSLRPFVWLIAFTVVIQLAFGHGGTTYWHWGPINVTSVGVTTAGLIFVRFLLIIIVAMLLTVTTSPNSIAKGVETLLTPLKRIGVPVAMIGIMISIALRFIPTLLNEMQTIMNAQRSRGVVFNSGKLWHRVKNFLALIIPLLVSAFRHADNLADALGASGYDASQPRSSYYQYHWHRLDTAALGLILLVGLIVIGLRGV; this is encoded by the coding sequence ATGAATCAACTGGTCTTTGGAAACTACCTGCCGGGCCACTCGATTCTGCATCGGCTTCATCCAACTGGGAAGATTGTCGGTCTGATTCTGTTAATTACCTGGATTTTACTGGCGAACAACTGGCTGAACTACGCCTGGTTGACCGCCGTCATCCTGATGCTGGTCCGCCTAGCCCAGGTGCCGTTACACATGCTGGTGACCTCGTTACGGCCGTTTGTGTGGTTAATCGCGTTTACGGTCGTGATTCAGCTGGCCTTTGGGCACGGCGGGACGACCTACTGGCACTGGGGACCAATCAACGTCACCAGTGTTGGGGTGACGACGGCTGGCTTAATCTTTGTCCGGTTCTTACTGATCATCATCGTTGCGATGCTTTTGACGGTGACCACGTCTCCAAACTCGATTGCGAAAGGGGTGGAGACGTTGCTGACACCCTTGAAACGAATCGGGGTACCGGTCGCCATGATTGGGATCATGATCTCAATTGCGCTCCGGTTTATTCCGACCCTGTTGAACGAGATGCAGACGATTATGAACGCTCAGCGGTCCCGTGGCGTGGTCTTTAACAGCGGAAAGCTCTGGCACCGGGTCAAGAACTTCCTGGCGTTGATCATCCCCTTACTAGTCTCGGCCTTTAGGCACGCGGATAACCTGGCGGATGCCCTAGGTGCGAGCGGGTATGATGCGAGTCAGCCCCGCAGTAGTTACTACCAGTATCACTGGCACCGCTTAGACACCGCGGCCCTAGGGCTGATCCTGCTCGTGGGCCTGATTGTAATTGGATTGCGAGGGGTGTAA
- a CDS encoding DUF1837 domain-containing protein — translation MCRKTINLINSFKYVGSLYVFKDEPIETEIKIYSPSILNKRFDYEYLINQLVNINIYYSLTYDEVKRLKENDDFGSLSKLARSKFRDSSENDGEGGEILLYSFLEGDLKAPKILSKMPLKTNSNHYVFGADGVHFLKMKTKSTILFMERRKCIKISPKV, via the coding sequence ATGTGTAGAAAAACAATAAATTTAATTAATAGTTTTAAATATGTTGGAAGTCTTTATGTTTTTAAAGATGAACCAATTGAGACGGAGATAAAAATATATTCTCCATCAATTTTAAATAAGCGTTTTGATTATGAATATTTAATTAATCAATTAGTTAATATTAATATTTATTATTCATTAACTTATGACGAAGTGAAAAGGCTAAAAGAAAATGATGACTTTGGAAGTCTTTCAAAATTAGCCCGTTCAAAATTTAGAGATTCATCAGAAAATGATGGTGAAGGTGGCGAGATATTATTATATAGTTTTTTGGAAGGGGATCTAAAAGCCCCTAAAATCCTTTCTAAAATGCCTTTAAAAACCAATTCAAACCATTATGTTTTTGGAGCTGATGGAGTACATTTTTTGAAGATGAAAACAAAAAGTACCATATTATTTATGGAGAGGCGAAAATGTATAAAGATATCTCCCAAGGTTTAA
- the truA gene encoding tRNA pseudouridine(38-40) synthase TruA, whose translation MTQRYKITFAYDGTQFAGFQRQPHQRTVEGVLTKIVNRMAKQPDGTFGVYGSGRTDAGVHALAQVAHFDFPFPIPADKMLKGLNSMCPLDIQIKDVEIVPDTFHARYDVTGKKYLYRLSLGPFTDPFKRFYTAHWRFPLDFNRMETAIQDLVGTHNFASFVASGAKPGSRIRTIFSTQATYDEAVQEIQLEFYGDGFMYNQVRIMTAVLVEIGMKKRPVDDIQRLLAVQDRQQARLTMPAHGLFLKRVYYPGDDPEHSEKKRHDRD comes from the coding sequence ATGACACAACGCTATAAAATCACGTTTGCCTATGACGGAACTCAGTTTGCAGGCTTTCAACGCCAACCCCACCAGCGAACGGTGGAAGGGGTGCTTACCAAGATTGTGAATCGGATGGCGAAGCAACCGGACGGCACCTTCGGGGTGTACGGGTCGGGTCGAACCGATGCGGGCGTCCATGCCCTCGCGCAGGTTGCTCACTTCGACTTTCCGTTTCCGATTCCGGCGGACAAAATGCTAAAGGGACTCAACAGTATGTGTCCCTTAGACATCCAGATTAAGGACGTCGAGATTGTGCCGGACACATTTCACGCGCGGTACGACGTGACGGGGAAAAAGTATCTGTACCGGTTATCACTCGGACCGTTTACCGATCCGTTTAAGCGGTTTTATACGGCGCACTGGCGCTTTCCGCTCGATTTTAACCGGATGGAAACGGCGATTCAGGACCTGGTGGGAACGCACAACTTTGCCTCATTTGTGGCATCGGGGGCTAAACCGGGAAGTCGGATTCGCACCATCTTTAGCACCCAGGCCACTTATGATGAAGCGGTGCAGGAAATTCAGTTGGAATTTTATGGGGACGGCTTTATGTACAATCAGGTCCGAATCATGACCGCGGTTCTGGTTGAAATCGGGATGAAAAAACGGCCGGTCGATGACATTCAGCGCCTGTTAGCGGTACAAGATCGCCAGCAGGCCCGGCTCACGATGCCCGCGCATGGGCTCTTTTTAAAACGGGTTTATTACCCGGGAGACGACCCCGAACACAGTGAAAAAAAGCGTCACGACCGCGATTAA
- a CDS encoding DEAD/DEAH box helicase gives MSDDIISQLIRKAENDDYLDYLLKKAENVQAYYTFSDLKLIESSCHRLSKKEVNDILRFADILSMSEKPLNKNKALKIVSLMYDKNKNKNENMYKLVSKGVLSKYGNFPSIKFLKSKFNENDVSCDEIERKLLIKTVTNESPDKKVKFTDEQIEIFNELIEKNNFSFSASTSFGKSFLLFNYIKYMIEKHNGINICFLVPTRSLINQTVESLRKLINKSSYTILVNPDVPKIFSKKNYIFVFTPERLITSFSFKNKIDILIVDEAQNIVSEDERSPLFYHAVQEAKNRKIKIYFSSPWINNPDIFFDIFNYELKDYKKTEILNVYQNKYFVDLENKKINIYEDSLNKNEKSNHYIDLKESVETCDFIKRITKDDQSIIYCNSSSKTINFAKNMESYLDSSKNTDLELLSQKIKSEIHKKYFLSNLVKKGIAYHFGALPPAIRKEIEYQFKKGNIKYLFTTSTLLQGVNLPAKNLFILDDKIGMSKIKPLQFNNLIGRAGRLSKDLYGNVFVVKTTDNKIDEKIFDDFKIDEMNINTEILTGKNKFYDKISKIILKEKLPKSLTKTKKRQLIEYSSIVTYHEKNKIKSSLDLKFKRDSQYREAKDVINNIDVPDDIIFQFSPIDVRQQQNIKNKSKEEQVDLNELLKENEIEDVLNELFKQYDWENNEIHLDIGSERRLKYYAFLLRNWIKSTPLNLIIKSVISYQSKNEGLIFINNKPEKFDETNSIHINKTINDLMKDVENVIRYKIKNYITNYLSLTNSGEDSNWKDYLNYGTLDDVIIELQKIGFDRASSIDINKNAKDCLSFNENKEIVKIDIKDIKNRNLKKDTLMQINDIFDVNES, from the coding sequence ATGAGTGACGATATAATTTCACAATTAATTAGAAAAGCTGAGAATGACGATTATTTGGATTATCTTTTAAAAAAAGCTGAAAATGTTCAAGCTTATTATACTTTTTCTGATTTAAAATTAATTGAAAGTAGTTGTCATAGATTAAGTAAAAAAGAAGTTAATGATATATTAAGGTTTGCAGATATATTATCTATGTCCGAAAAGCCTTTAAACAAAAATAAAGCTTTAAAAATAGTATCATTAATGTATGATAAAAATAAAAATAAAAATGAAAATATGTATAAATTAGTTTCTAAAGGGGTTTTATCAAAATATGGTAATTTTCCTTCGATAAAATTTTTGAAATCTAAATTCAATGAAAATGATGTTAGTTGTGATGAGATTGAAAGAAAACTTTTAATAAAAACAGTTACAAATGAATCTCCAGATAAAAAAGTTAAATTCACAGATGAGCAAATCGAAATTTTTAATGAGCTAATAGAAAAAAACAATTTTAGTTTTTCTGCAAGTACATCATTCGGCAAATCATTTTTACTTTTCAATTATATAAAATATATGATCGAAAAACATAATGGCATTAATATATGTTTTTTGGTTCCAACTAGGTCTTTAATAAATCAAACTGTGGAATCATTAAGAAAATTAATAAATAAAAGTAGTTATACTATTTTAGTTAATCCTGATGTGCCAAAAATTTTTTCAAAAAAGAATTATATATTTGTATTTACTCCTGAAAGGTTAATAACATCTTTTAGTTTTAAAAATAAAATTGATATTCTAATTGTTGATGAAGCACAAAATATTGTTTCGGAAGACGAACGTTCACCACTTTTCTATCATGCAGTTCAAGAAGCAAAAAATAGAAAAATAAAAATTTATTTTTCTTCTCCATGGATAAACAATCCAGATATATTTTTTGATATTTTTAATTACGAACTTAAAGATTATAAAAAAACAGAAATTTTAAACGTTTATCAAAATAAATATTTTGTTGATCTTGAAAATAAAAAAATTAATATTTATGAGGATTCATTAAATAAAAATGAAAAATCTAATCACTATATTGACTTAAAAGAATCGGTTGAAACATGTGACTTTATAAAAAGAATAACCAAAGATGATCAGTCTATAATATATTGTAACTCTAGTTCTAAGACCATAAATTTTGCGAAAAATATGGAATCTTATCTTGATTCATCTAAAAATACTGATCTTGAACTACTTTCCCAAAAAATAAAATCAGAAATTCATAAAAAATATTTTTTGAGTAATCTTGTGAAAAAAGGTATAGCATATCATTTTGGTGCATTACCTCCGGCAATAAGAAAAGAAATCGAATATCAATTTAAAAAAGGCAATATAAAATATTTATTCACAACATCTACTCTGCTTCAAGGTGTAAATTTACCTGCTAAAAATTTATTTATTTTAGACGATAAAATTGGTATGAGTAAAATCAAGCCATTACAATTTAATAACTTGATTGGAAGAGCTGGAAGACTTTCTAAAGATTTATATGGAAATGTGTTCGTAGTAAAAACAACTGATAATAAAATCGATGAAAAAATATTTGATGATTTTAAAATTGATGAAATGAATATAAATACTGAAATTTTAACAGGGAAAAATAAATTTTATGATAAAATTTCAAAAATAATTCTTAAGGAAAAATTACCAAAGAGTTTAACTAAAACAAAAAAAAGACAATTAATAGAATATTCTTCAATTGTTACTTATCATGAGAAAAATAAAATTAAATCTAGTTTAGATTTGAAATTTAAGAGAGATTCTCAGTATAGAGAAGCCAAAGATGTCATAAATAATATAGATGTTCCAGATGATATTATTTTTCAATTTTCTCCAATAGATGTTAGACAACAACAAAATATAAAAAATAAGTCAAAAGAAGAACAAGTAGATCTGAATGAACTTTTGAAAGAAAACGAAATTGAAGATGTTTTAAATGAATTATTTAAGCAATATGATTGGGAAAATAATGAAATTCACCTTGATATTGGATCTGAAAGAAGATTAAAATATTATGCATTCTTGCTAAGAAATTGGATTAAATCAACACCACTTAATTTAATTATAAAAAGTGTAATTAGTTATCAATCTAAGAACGAAGGATTAATTTTTATAAATAATAAACCAGAAAAATTTGATGAAACTAATTCGATTCATATTAATAAAACAATTAATGATCTAATGAAAGATGTTGAAAATGTAATAAGATATAAAATAAAAAATTATATTACAAACTATTTGAGCTTGACAAATAGTGGTGAAGATAGTAATTGGAAAGACTATTTAAATTATGGAACATTAGATGATGTCATTATTGAGCTTCAAAAAATAGGATTTGACAGGGCTTCGTCTATTGATATTAATAAAAATGCTAAAGATTGCCTATCTTTTAATGAAAATAAAGAAATAGTTAAAATTGATATAAAAGATATTAAAAATAGAAACTTAAAAAAAGATACGTTAATGCAAATAAACGATATTTTTGATGTTAATGAAAGTTAG
- the rpsI gene encoding 30S ribosomal protein S9, with protein MAKVQYTGTGRRKDSVARVRLVPGTGKVIVNKRDVEDYIPFPNLREVILQPYNVTETLGNYDTLVNVNGGGFSGQAGAIRLGIARALLEVDPDFREALKTAGLLTRDPRMKERKKPGLKKARKAGQFSKR; from the coding sequence TTGGCTAAAGTACAATATACTGGCACAGGTCGCCGTAAAGATTCAGTTGCTCGTGTACGCTTAGTACCTGGTACTGGGAAAGTGATTGTCAACAAACGCGATGTTGAAGATTACATCCCATTCCCAAACTTGCGGGAAGTTATCTTACAACCATACAACGTTACGGAAACGCTCGGTAACTACGATACGTTAGTAAACGTAAATGGTGGTGGATTCTCAGGTCAAGCTGGAGCAATCCGGCTTGGAATTGCCCGGGCATTGCTCGAAGTTGATCCGGACTTCCGGGAAGCTTTGAAGACTGCTGGTCTGTTAACTCGGGACCCACGGATGAAAGAACGGAAGAAGCCAGGGCTTAAGAAAGCTCGTAAGGCTGGTCAATTCTCAAAACGTTAA
- a CDS encoding ATP-grasp domain-containing protein, which yields MMPTLQPGQRLGIMGTGAPAQQLATVARQAGLQVLSAPATPAGASNPLANPSVSRAFAQQCDLVTSVTQPVAPAILSTITQYTRFPQGSELTELSRDRALEQAFFQSLNLNTRPVQTVITADDVNHAIATLGLPAQILPIIKDSSNQDGISLQTPADVAQFSPLAGQGSYLYVPTVDVQHQFVVLATKAETGELELFPPVAVAANGRLLTTMATEMLDSDLAAELQQATSKVGQALTTVGSFGVAFLLTTTGLLYVTGLQLSLPSLTVNLSRGCNFTPAELHVRALSGLPLPTVEQLIPQQWCGFATNAEPAALVARRQHPDWEFDFSYRSPTDATLTGGVWVSTTDPERTKRQLQQSGLLNLPSEK from the coding sequence ATGATGCCGACCTTACAACCCGGCCAGCGCCTTGGGATCATGGGAACGGGGGCCCCAGCCCAGCAGTTAGCCACCGTTGCCCGGCAAGCGGGGCTGCAGGTGTTAAGTGCCCCGGCGACGCCAGCAGGCGCCTCCAATCCACTCGCCAATCCCAGCGTCAGTCGCGCCTTTGCTCAGCAGTGTGATTTAGTTACCAGCGTGACCCAACCGGTCGCTCCAGCTATTCTGAGCACCATTACTCAGTATACCAGGTTTCCGCAGGGGTCGGAACTAACCGAACTTAGCCGGGACCGAGCCTTAGAACAAGCTTTTTTCCAATCCTTGAATTTAAACACCCGTCCGGTGCAAACGGTGATTACAGCTGATGATGTCAACCACGCCATCGCCACGCTTGGGTTGCCGGCCCAGATTCTTCCGATTATTAAGGACAGTTCAAATCAGGATGGGATTAGCTTACAGACGCCGGCGGATGTTGCCCAATTTTCCCCGTTAGCCGGGCAGGGGAGTTATTTATACGTGCCAACGGTAGACGTCCAGCACCAATTCGTGGTGTTAGCCACCAAAGCTGAAACCGGCGAGCTGGAACTGTTTCCACCGGTGGCGGTAGCTGCCAATGGGCGGTTGTTAACAACCATGGCCACGGAAATGTTGGATTCAGACCTAGCGGCAGAACTCCAGCAGGCCACCAGCAAGGTCGGGCAAGCACTGACCACCGTTGGCAGTTTTGGGGTTGCATTTTTACTCACCACGACGGGTCTCTTATACGTTACTGGACTTCAGTTATCGTTACCCAGTCTGACGGTTAATCTCTCCCGGGGCTGTAATTTTACCCCGGCCGAGTTGCATGTGCGCGCCCTCAGTGGTTTGCCGTTGCCCACTGTTGAACAACTAATTCCCCAACAGTGGTGTGGCTTTGCAACCAACGCCGAACCAGCGGCGCTAGTCGCTCGCCGGCAACATCCGGATTGGGAATTTGACTTTAGCTATCGGTCGCCAACCGATGCAACGCTCACCGGGGGCGTCTGGGTATCAACTACGGATCCAGAACGGACCAAACGGCAGCTCCAGCAAAGCGGATTGCTGAATCTTCCCTCAGAAAAATGA